A portion of the Aricia agestis chromosome 1, ilAriAges1.1, whole genome shotgun sequence genome contains these proteins:
- the LOC121729718 gene encoding protein ALP1-like — MASVETTLLTLALVLLLKSKKRKKKRIYWIDPFTSEKRLGGHYHTTFKKLLVHRRWKKFYNCYRMSYSSFQELLSILKPELTRQNTAMRSCISAEERLLITLRYLATGCYFSDIHYDFKCGQTTAGIIVRETVKIIWDKLKNICMPEPTEESHLKTAEGFMKYANFPNLLGAIDGKHIRVIKPQHSGSEYFNYKKYFSIVLLAICDANYRFIDIDVGCYGKAADSTIHEFSEWTKKIRQGNYNIPNARPISNNGVPIPFTFVGDEGFALSQHLQRPYAGKILPRQKRIYNYRLTRARRYIECTFGILSNKFKIFNRPLNVSVDFSVAIVKACCVLHNFIRERDGYNFHNSLSVAGFEDPPEDASLISIGARLSQGQLSGTMIRNMYADYFISDEGAVPWQDSKI; from the exons ATGGCGTCGGTTGAGACAACACTGCTTACGTTGGCTTTAGTACttcttttaaaaagtaaaaaacgtaaaaaaaagcGAATTTATTGGATAGACCCATTTACGAGTGAAAAAAGATTGGGTGGTCATTATCAtacaacttttaaaaaattgttagtaCATAGAAGATGGAAGAAATTTTATAATTGTTATCGAATGTCATATTCGTCATTCCAAGAACTTCTTTCGATTCTAAAACCTGAGTTAACTCGTCAAAATACAGCAATGAGATCATGTATATCGGCAGAAGAACGTTTGCTCATCACATTGAG GTATTTAGCTACGGGTTGCTATTTCTCAGATATTCACTATGACTTTAAGTGTGGACAAACGACGGCAGGCATTATAGTCCGTGAAACAGTGAAAATAATATgggataaattaaaaaacatctGTATGCCAGAACCAACCGAAGAATCACATCTAAAAACTGCTGAAGGATTTATGAAATACGCAAATTTTCCCAACCTACTTGGGGCTATCGATGGGAAACATATTAGAGTTATAAAACCTCAACATAGTGGATCagagtattttaattataaaaaatatttttccatcgTATTGCTTGCAATATGTGACGCAAATTACAGATTTATCGATATAGATGTTGGATGCTATGGAAAAGCTGCAGACTCAACAATACATGAATTTAGTGAATGGACCAAAAAGATAAGGCAaggaaattataatataccaaATGCGAGACCAATATCTAATAATGGGGTACCAATACCATTTACGTTTGTTGGAGATGAAGGCTTTGCATTATCTCAACATTTACAGAGACCATATGCTGGAAAAATCTTGCCACGGcagaaaagaatatataattacCGCTTGACACGTGCCAGACGATACATTGAATGTACATTTGGTATATTAAGCaacaaatttaaaatctttaatcGGCCACTGAACGTTAGCGTGGACTTCAGTGTGGCTATTGTGAAAGCCTGTTGTGTACTGCATAATTTCATACGTGAACGTGACggttataattttcataattcttTGAGTGTAGCTGGTTTTGAAGATCCTCCTGAAGATGCAAGTTTGATTTCGATTGGTGCAAGACTGTCACAGGGACAACTAAGCGGAACTATGATACGAAATATGTACGCTGACTATTTTATTAGTGATGAAGGTGCAGTACCATGGCAAGATTCTAAAATTTAG
- the LOC121729726 gene encoding uncharacterized protein LOC121729726, whose product MEPFDTDRFITEINNRPATWNSLLPEYSNKVLKRNAWDELCHIFYDNFNEKTSKEKNLAVIELQRKWKSIKDAYKRDKAKNNNCSSGSGAKPRRPYIYSNLLTFLDPLYEIRSPSQNDDAALRNNQDCDFQKPHSPKKSKKTPKHEDPQDKLYEALTANLKQSKEANNTILSENPDKLFLVSLAKDFSAIKEEFKLEAKADMINLIRKYKNMGQSSRTLNENRYQGAFQYEHQYGYQSGYQSGSGYQSEFQPQYPSNQSAPRNESVSSLQNLDSNESVTNDSDIISDMYDDIE is encoded by the exons ATGGAACCCTTCGACACCGACCGCTTTATAACAGAAATAAACAATCGTCCAGCTACATGGAATTCACTACTGCCCGAATATTCAAACAAAGTGTTAAAAAGAAATGCTTGGGATGAATTGTGCCACATTTTTTATGACAATTTCAATGAAAAAACCAGTAAGGAAAAAAACCTGGCAG TCATTGAACTTCAAAGAAAATGGAAGAGTATTAAGGACGCTTATAAAAGAGACAAAGCGAAGAACAATAACTGTTCCAGTGGATCTGGAGCTAAACCTAGAAGACCCTACATATATTCCAATTTGCTAACTTTTTTAGACCCGCTTTACGAAATAAGATCTCCAAGTCAAAATGATGATGCAGCTCTGCGGAATAACCAAGACTGTGATTTTCAAAAACCACATTCACCAAAGAAGTCTAAAAAGACTCCAAAACATGAAGACCCACAAGACAAATTGTATGAAGCACTGACAGCAAATCTCAAACAGTCTAAGGAagcaaataatacaattttatctGAAAATCCCGACAAACTGTTCTTAGTTTCGTTGGCTAAAGATTTTTCTGCTATCAAAGAGGAATTTAAGTTAGAGGCCAAAGCTGATATGATAAATTTAAttcgtaaatataaaaatatgggaCAGTCATCGAGGACATTAAATGAAAATAGATACCAAGGTGCATTTCAATATGAACATCAGTATGGATACCAGTCTGGATATCAGTCTGGATCTGGATATCAGTCTGAATTTCAGCCACAATATCCAAGTAATCAATCAGCGCCAAGAAATGAATCTGTCAGTTCACTCCAAAATTTGGATAGCAATGAATCGGTTACAAATGACTCCGACATCATATCTGACATGTATGATGATATTGAATAA